A stretch of DNA from Kwoniella mangroviensis CBS 8507 chromosome 1 map unlocalized Ctg01, whole genome shotgun sequence:
AGATAGAGATCGAACGGGAGATTGTAGATATTCAGTCATACACGACAAACGACAAACGAACAAAATGGCTTCGTTAACGAATGGACAGGTGACGGAGTTGCAACAGACGGAAGATTATGCTATTAAGAGTGAAGCTGCCACGCCCAAGCTTGGTGAGTGTCGTGCATCATTGTAGCCAAATCCTCTGAAGAACAACCGGTCTAAGCAAGTGTACGATGTGACAGAGCTGATTGAAGGAGTTTTTGTGTTTTAGATACCTCTCAATGGCCTCTTTTATTGAAGAACTACGATAAATTATTGGTCAGATCTTCGCACTTCACTCCTATCCCTACTGTAAGTAAATAACCCATGTTCCTCTTCATGCTGTCTCTCATATGGATCTACAACTCGTACATCATACTCATGCTTTATACGTGGTCTTGTACAGGGCGTCTCTCCTCTCAAGCGAGATCTCCAAACCTACGTCAAATCAGGAGTCATCAACCTCGACAAACCCTCCAACCCATCCTCTCACGAAGTCGTCGCATGGCTCAAACGTATCCTCCGAGTTGAGAAGACCGGTCATTCCGGTACTTTAGATCCAAAGGTCACAGGATGTTTGATCGTATGTATCGATCGAGCCACACGTCTAGTCAAATCTCAACAAGGTGCAGGAAAAGAGTATGTCTGTGTAGTTCGATTCCACGATAAAGTTCCAGAGGGTGAAAAAGCCGTTGCGAGAGCTTTGGAAACTTTGACTGGAGCTTTGTTCCAACGTCCACCTTTGATCTCAGCCGTCAAGAGACAACTTAGAGTGAGGACGATTTACGAATCGAAATTGGTAGAATATGACGATAAGAGGAATATGGGTGTTTTCTGGGTATCTTGCGAAGCTGGTACTTATATTAGAACTCTGTGTGTTCATTTGGGTTTATTGTTGGGAGTTGGAGCACACATGCAAGAACTTAGAAGAGTAAGATCGGGTATCACGggtgaaaatgatgatatcgtttCGATGCATGATGTGTTGGATGCTCAGTGGTTATACGATAATACcagagatggtgagttgttcTTAGATCGAAGTCTCGGTCTGAATGGTCTTGCTGATCGCCAACGTAGAATCATACCTTCGACGAGTCATCCGACCTCTCGAATCGCTTTTAACCAACTTCAAGCGAGTTGTCGTCAAGGACTCAGCGGTCAATGCTGTCTGTTACGGTGCCAAATTGATGATTCCCGGTTTACTACGATACGAATCCGATATAGAAGTCAACGAGGAGGTCGTACTCATGACTACCAAAGGTGAAGCCATCGCCATTGGAATAGCTATGATGTCTACTGTCGATCTCGCTTCGTGTGATCATGGTGTGGTAGCCAAAGTGAAAAGATGTATAATGAACAGAGATTTGTATCCACGAAGATGGGGTTTGGGACCAAAAgctcaagagaagaaaaagatgatcaagactGGTAAATTGGATAAATACGGTAAATCAATTGATGGTGTTACACCTCAAGATTGGAACAAGGAGTATGTAGATTACAATGCCGCTCAAACggaggaaggtggtttggtaCCTACTCAACCACCAGCGGCTGCTACGATAACCCCTATagaagtggatgagaaggatactgagaagaagagaaagagggcTACTGAGAGTGAAGTTGCTGCTACTCCTTCtaaaggtgatggagagaaggaaaaagtGAGTTTGTCTGCATGTCGCTAAAACAACTGGATTCTGTACGACGTGATTTGCTGATACCTGGATTTTTGACCTGGCGtagaaaaagaagaaggtaaagactgaagatggtatagagCGAGAGGAGACCGCCGAAGAGCGCGCAGCAAGAAAGGCagccaagaaggagaagaaggagaagaaggcttCTGCTTAGTTTTTGGCGTTGATTTATTCGTATTTTCCCTCGTATCTCATTTTAGGGTTCATTCCTGTATGTATTCTTGCATTGTCCTCGCATATTCAAGTTAAACTGCGAAGCATCCTTGAGATTTTCCAGAATTCATCAATTTCTACCCTTGTGTCTTGGGCAGTGCATTCACAAATCAACGACTACTTCatacaacatcttcatcgacaaCATCAAGTTCTATCAAtctttcctcatctactGATTATTGCATTCGCCCTTCATCTGGGCATTTCGGTCATATGCTATActatcaatccaccttcagaTCCAAATCGTACTCCCTTACAACATCGAAATACGTCTTGAAGAAATCGATATAATACCTCACGTCGTGAGAACCCGCCGTCTCTCTTATGGAGTGCATCGAGAGTTGTGCGAGCCCAATGTCGACGGTTCGAACGTGAGTTGATAAGTGAGGTCCAACTGTTGAACCGCATGTCTAAAGATAAAATCAAATAAGAAACAATTCGTCAGTATGTATTACATGGTTGGTACGACCAAATCGCACTTACAGAGTCATTCCTGATTTCAAATTCTTGAGTAGGCACACCGGCCTTCTTGGCTACTCTCCTCAACAG
This window harbors:
- a CDS encoding centromere/microtubule-binding protein cbf5 — encoded protein: MASLTNGQVTELQQTEDYAIKSEAATPKLDTSQWPLLLKNYDKLLVRSSHFTPIPTGVSPLKRDLQTYVKSGVINLDKPSNPSSHEVVAWLKRILRVEKTGHSGTLDPKVTGCLIVCIDRATRLVKSQQGAGKEYVCVVRFHDKVPEGEKAVARALETLTGALFQRPPLISAVKRQLRVRTIYESKLVEYDDKRNMGVFWVSCEAGTYIRTLCVHLGLLLGVGAHMQELRRVRSGITGENDDIVSMHDVLDAQWLYDNTRDESYLRRVIRPLESLLTNFKRVVVKDSAVNAVCYGAKLMIPGLLRYESDIEVNEEVVLMTTKGEAIAIGIAMMSTVDLASCDHGVVAKVKRCIMNRDLYPRRWGLGPKAQEKKKMIKTGKLDKYGKSIDGVTPQDWNKEYVDYNAAQTEEGGLVPTQPPAAATITPIEVDEKDTEKKRKRATESEVAATPSKGDGEKEKKKKKVKTEDGIEREETAEERAARKAAKKEKKEKKASA